A single Cucumis melo cultivar AY chromosome 4, USDA_Cmelo_AY_1.0, whole genome shotgun sequence DNA region contains:
- the LOC103503745 gene encoding LOW QUALITY PROTEIN: uncharacterized protein LOC103503745 (The sequence of the model RefSeq protein was modified relative to this genomic sequence to represent the inferred CDS: inserted 1 base in 1 codon; deleted 2 bases in 1 codon; substituted 2 bases at 2 genomic stop codons) translates to MDGQSQDYAAASTTAAYAQQRRQTTNMQQQLPFVIFMANINNILHLFQVSLSYRQSCYATVPLSSPYAAATTTSSTSSTPPHPHLLYLQQQQQPPPAFAPHLPPPMGPSPFHGPYDSAPPPPVPPPSDPKLQKRIDKLVEYIIKNGPEFESMIREKQQDNPTYGFLFGGEGKAQMHETPFASFYEQQQHRQQAFGIPGRSDYDQSSKSFKGLSGPLPSYVALELNNVLSNLTGTKESIERAKTWFMQWSPLAPTLGTNALALRDMIFNIDDSVKQLXYIYLVNDILFESMMQRINSKDLDNEALAFKPVLGSMLARVYHNPQTKEERQLKLXKLIQFXASKEIYDKDTINALEGEMISEIPTKALPGHPKELSATVDSAAGLAQHTNNHAMNLWQPDRQCAIPSFPDQEHPDKAVSSGQALPRSVTPQNFLPSTIPTADFVSSIPLPTPIQPPNQQPNAQLMPAAVGEKLPPYLLFPPGLIPGMVRKMQIGSGVPYSSMNPLDIPTLIPPSNISPFEVLERVSKWFKEIGEVNPSEGPMSFDGKDDVYTSYRKQRSTNYHSSTSARPTTK, encoded by the exons ATGGATGGACAGTCTCAAGACTATGCAGCTGCTTCTACTACGGCTGCTTATGCACAACAGCGACGACAAACAACTAATATGCAACAACAGCTGCCGTTTGTAATCTTCATGGCCAACATCAACAATATCCTCCATCTGTTCCAGGTCTCTCTTTCCTACCGCCAATCCTGTTATGCAACAGTTCCCTTATCATCACCCTATGCAGCAGCAACCACAACTTCATCCACATCATCCACCCCACCCCACCCTCACCTTCTTTATCTTCAACAGCAGCAGCAGCCACCACCAGCTTTTGCTCCTCATTTACCCCCTCCCATGGGTCCTTCACCTTTCCACGGTCCCTATGATTCTGCTCCTCCACCACCAGTCCCACCTCCTTCAGACCCCAAGCTCCAAAAACGGATAGACAAACTCGTGGAGTATATCATAAAGAATGGCCCTGAATTTGAATCCATGATACGAGAAAAACAACAGGACAATCCAACATATGGCTTTCTCTTTGGTGGGGAGGGGAAAG CTCAAATGCATGAAACTCCTTTTGCTTCTTTCTATGAGCAGCAGCAGCACCGTCAACAGGCTTTCGGTATCCCTGGTCGGTCAGATTATGATCAATCTTCAAAATCTTTTAAAGGGCTTTCTGGACCTCTTCCTTCTTATGTTGCTTTGGAGCTCAACAATGTGCTCAGCAACCTTACTGGGACAAAAGAATCCATTGAACGTGCTAAAACTTGGTTCATGCAGTGGTCTCCTCTTGCACCAACCTTA GGGACAAATGCTTTGGCACTTAGAGACATGATTTTTAACATAGATGATTCTGTGAAGCAAC CTTATATATACCTTGTCAATGACATTCTTTTTGAGAG CATGATGCAAAGAATCAATTCAAAGGACCTTGACAACGAAGCTCTAGCATTCAAACCAGTTTTAGGTTCCATGCTTGCAAGAGTATATCACAACCCTCAAACGAAGGAGGAAAGGCAATTGAAATTATAGAAGTTGATACAGTTCTAGGCGTCTAAGGAGATTTATGATAAGGATACTATTAACGCACTTGAAGGTGAAATGATTAGTGAGATTCCTACCAAAGCTTTGCCAGGGCATCCAAAAGAGCTATCTGCTACAGTAGATTCAGCTGCTG GATTGGCACAGCATACAAACAACCACGCCATGAACCTGTGGCAACCTGATAGGCAATGCGCCATTCCAAGTTTTCCTGATCAAGAGCACCCAGATAAGGCCGTTTCCTCAGGCCAGGCGCTGCCAAGATCTGTGACGCCACAAAATTTTCTACCAAGTACAATACCCACAGCTGATTTTGTAAGCTCCATTCCTTTGCCAACTCCTATTCAACCACCAAACCAACAACCCAATGCCCAATTAATGCCTGCTGCTGTGGGTGAAAAATTGCCACCATATCTTTTGTTCCCTCCTGGTCTTATTCCTGGAATGGTGAGAAAAATGCAGATTGGAAGTGGAGTCCCATATTCTTCCATGAACCCTTTGGATATTCCAACTTTAATTCCTCCATCCAATATATCTCCCTTTGAAGTTCTTGAGAGAGTGTCTAAGTGGTTTAAAGAGATTGGTGAGGTTAATCCCTCGGAAGGACCCATGAGTTTTGATGGCAAAGACGATGTATATACTTCTTATAGAAAACAAAGAAGTACCAATTATCACTCCTCTACGAGCGCAAGGCCCACAACAAAGTGA
- the LOC103503746 gene encoding probable xyloglucan glycosyltransferase 5: MAPRLGFLCRWGKEKDPQKGTPVVVTMEKPNFSVVEIDGPDAAFRPVEKSRGKNAKQVTWVLLLKANRAVGCITWLLTVLWALLGTIKKRLIYRQGVAIEGGKLGRGKLLFGVIRVFLVTSIAILVFEILAYFKGWHYFQNSNLHIPQASELQGFLHSLYVAWLTFRADYIAPLIQALSKFCIVLFLIQSVDRMILCFGCLWIKYKRIEPKIEGDPFKLDDVEGAGYKYPMVLVQIPMCNEREVYEQSISAVCQIDWPRDHLLIQVLDDSDDESIQLLIKAEVAKWSQKGVNIVYRHRLVRTGYKAGNLKSAMSCDYVRDYEFVAIFDADFQPNPDFLKLTVPHFKDNPELGLVQARWSFVNTDENLLTRLQNINLCFHFEVEQQVNGVFLNFFGFNGTAGVWRIKALEESGGWLERTTVEDMDIAVRAHLNGWKFVFLNDVKVLCEVPESYEAYRKQQHRWHSGPMQLFRLCLPAVISSKISTWKKANLILLFFLLRKLILPFYSFTLFCIILPLTMFVPEAELPVWVICYVPVFMSLLNILPSPKSFPFIVPYLLFENTMSVTKFNAMVSGLFQLGSSYEWIVTKKAGRSSESDLLAAAERDSKTMNQALIYRGASESEISELAHLKEHKEVVSAPVKKVNKIYRKELALAFLLLLASLRSLLAAQGVHFYFLMFQGVTFLLVGLDLIGEQMS, from the exons ATGGCACCGAGATTGGGGTTTTTGTGTCGGTGGGGTAAAGAGAAAGACCCTCAAAAGGGAACTCCGGTGGTTGTAACAATGGAGAAACCTAACTTCTCCGTCGTAGAGATCGACGGTCCCGACGCTGCATTCCGGCCGGTGGAGAAGAGTAGAGGCAAGAATGCCAAACAGGTTACATGGGTTCTTCTTCTAAAGGCCAATCGAGCCGTCGGTTGCATAACTTGGCTTCTTACTGTTCTTTGGGCATTGTTGGGAACAATCAAGAAGAGGCTGATCTACAGACAAGGAGTCGCCATTGAAGGCGGGAAGTTGGGAAGAGGGAAGTTATTGTTTGGAGTTATTAGAGTTTTCTTAGTAACTTCTATTGCCATTCTTGTTTTTGAAATACTTGCTTATTTCAAAGGCTGGCATTATTTTCAGAATTCCAATCTCCATATTCCTCAAGCTTCTGAGTTGCAAGGATTCCTTCATTCACTCTATGTAGCTTGGTTAACTTTTAGAGCAGACTACATTGCTCCCCTCATTCAAGCACTCTCTAAATTTTGCATTGTTTTGTTCCTTATTCAATCAGTGGATCGTATGATCCTTTGTTTCGGTTGCCTGTGGATTAAGTACAAAAGAATTGAACCCAAGATTGAAGGGGATCCCTTCAAGTTGGATGATGTGGAGGGAGCTGGGTACAAGTATCCAATGGTTCTTGTTCAAATTCCCATGTGCAACGAGCGGGAG GTTTATGAGCAATCTATCTCTGCAGTCTGTCAGATTGATTGGCCAAGGGACCATTTACTAATTCAAGTTCTTGATGATTCTGATGATGAGAGCATCCAACTGTTAATTAAAGCAGAGGTTGCTAAATGGAGCCAAAAGGGGGTAAATATAGTGTATCGCCATCGATTAGTAAGAACAGGATATAAAGCAGGGAATCTCAAGTCTGCAATGAGTTGCGATTATGTTAGAGATTATGAGTTTGTAGCAATTTTTGATGCTGACTTTCAACCTAATCCAGATTTTCTTAAACTGACCGTCCCCCATTTCAAG GATAACCCAGAGCTTGGGTTGGTTCAGGCCAGATGGTCTTTCGTGAACACGGACGAAAACTTGTTGACACGCCTTCAAAATATTAACTTGTGTTTCCACTTTGAGGTAGAACAGCAGGTTAATGGGGTGTTCCTTAATTTCTTCGGTTTTAATGGCACTGCTGGTGTTTGGAGGATTAAAGCCTTGGAGGAATCTGGAGGATGGCTTGAAAGAACCACAGTAGAGGATATGGACATAGCTGTGAGAGCCCATCTTAACGGCTGGAAATTTGTATTTCTAAACGACGTTAAG GTCCTTTGTGAAGTTCCTGAGTCCTATGAAGCTTATAGGAAGCAGCAACATCGTTGGCATTCTGGTCCTATGCAACTCTTCAGATTGTGTCTTCCAGCAGTCATAAGTTCTAAG ATATCAACATGGAAGAAGGCAAATTTGATACTATTGTTCTTTCTATTAAGGAAGCTTATCCTTCCATTCTATTCCTTCACTTTGTTCTGCATAATTCTTCCCCTAACCATGTTCGTACCAGAAGCCGAGCTTCCTGTATGGGTGATCTGTTATGTCCCCGTTTTCATGTCATTACTCAACATTCTTCCATCCCCaaaatcttttccttttattgtCCCCTACCTTCTTTTTGAGAACACCATGTCCGTCACCAAATTCAATGCCATGGTATCTGGTTTATTCCAGTTAGGTAGCTCTTATGAGTGGATTGTTACTAAAAAAGCTGGCAGGTCCTCCGAATCCGACTTACTAGCTGCTGCTGAAAGGGACTCTAAGACAATGAATCAAGCTCTGATCTATAGAGGTGCTTCCGAGAGTGAGATTTCCGAGTTGGCTCACTTGAAGGAACACAAAGAAGTAGTCTCTGCACCTGTCAAAAAAGTTAACAAGATATATCGGAAAGAGCTAGCTCTCGCGTTTCTTTTACTGTTAGCCTCACTCAGGAGTCTCTTGGCTGCACAAGGAGTCCACTTCTACTTCTTGATGTTCCAAGGTGTAACCTTCCTCCTTGTAGGCCTTGATCTAATTGGAGAGCAAATGAGCTGA